Part of the Notamacropus eugenii isolate mMacEug1 chromosome 5, mMacEug1.pri_v2, whole genome shotgun sequence genome is shown below.
ctagcaataccactgctaggtctgtgtcccaaagagattttttttaaaagggagggggggagaaaggacttatttgtacaaaaatatttatagcaactcttttggtGTTGGCTAAAAATtcaaaattgagaggatgcttatcaattggggaatagctgaacaagctgtggtatatgactgtgatggaatattattgtgctaaaaaaatgacaagtaggctgatttcagaaaaacctggaaagacttacgtgaattgatgcaaagtgaagtgttcAGAACTGAGAAGATTTTACACAGTAAAAGGAATATCGTACAacaaacaactgtgaatgactaagctattctcagcagtacaatgatccaggcaaatcccaaaggactcatgatgaaacatggcatctgcctccagagaaaaaattaatgtttctgaatgcagactgaagcatactatttttcattttctttctttttttgttcaagtcttcttgtacaaaacgAATAATATGCAAATTTTTTATTACCCTATCAGGTTGCTTACCATCCCAGGGAAGTAAGAGAgggcagaggaagggagagagggatagaatttggaactcaaaaattaaaaaaaatgttctcaaaaACACCTAGTATGTATGACTTTATACAAAAGGCAGCTGCCATTATCTTTGTGCAGATATTGTAAAACCAATACTTAAAGTCACAATGAACTTGATGGGATGATGTTGTGTGTgactggggattttttttccagcttccACTGTTCAGAGTTTAGTCACAGCATAACTTAATGAGCCTTCTACGGATTTCCTTTGTCTTGATGGAATAGATGATAGGATTGAGCATGGGAGGGACAAAGAGATAAATAAGTGACatgaatatgtacacatatgatgGTGCATATCTCCCATAGCGGTGAACCATGGATACACCCAACATGGGTACATAGAAGATTAGTACCGCACATATGTGAGATACACAAGTATTAAGTGTTTTTAGCCTTTCTTCTTGGGAGGCAATAGCCAGCACAGAGTGGAGGATAAGAACATAAGAGAGGAGGATGAGTATAGAATCCAGGCCAAAGGTAGAGATGATAACACACAGGCCAAAGATGCTATTTACAGTAACGTCCCCACAGGGTAGATGAATTAGGTCTGGATATAGGCAGTAAGCATGAGACAAGATATTGGCTTTGCAAAAGGGCAGACGTTTCAGGAGAAAGGGCAATGGAAAATTCACACAGAAGCTGCGGATACCAGTGAACAGACTCATTTGTGCAACTTTAGCATCACTGAGAATGGTAGAATACCTCAGTGGGTTGCAGATGGCAACATAACGATCAAAACTCATGGCTAGTAGGATCCCAGACTccgtgaaagaaaagaaatgaatgaagtaCATCTGTGTCATACAGACATCAAAGGCAATCTCCTGAGTATGGAAACAGAAAGTAGCTAACACTGAGGGCAGCGTGGACAAGGACACACCAATGTCATTGACTGAAAGCAGGGACAAGAAATAGTACATGGGTTGGTGAAGGCTTTGTTCTTCTTTGACAATAAAGAGAATTAGGCTGTTTCCTACAATAGAGACAGTGTAGAGGACTCCAAGCAGCAGGAACATCCAGTGTTGGGAGTCTTCAAGTCCTGGAAGGCCAGTCAGAGTGAAGGGAGGTAACCCTGTGCCGTTAGAGGAAGAACTTCCCATGCTAGGAGTTTTATTCAGGCTATATAAGCAAATGtcatggaaaggaaaggaaggggtagGTCATTTATTGATCAGATCCCTCAGTCTGGTATTCAAGACCTCTGTAATCTCAAACCACTCTATTCAAAGTTCTATGTCATTGTCTTGCTCAGCAAATACCTTCTATTTTAGTGAGGTAGATCTCCTAAACATCGCCTGTCCTTTATTCCTTGACCACACTTAGTCTAATTTCCCTTACCCTTTCAGTTAATCTTTGttcattatcttctttgatctaCAACTCAATGCatgcaagaagtctttcttgcTAACCCTAACCTCTATGGTTCTCTTGGCCTCCCCAATTGATCATAGTCAATGGTAACAATGACAACGTTTAGTTTAGTGCTTTGTCTGCAACCATAGCCTACGTCCTCACATTTCCCAGCTCCCTCATTCTCACTTAAGAACAGAAATTTCTCCTCAACTTTTTCTCTGCATCCTGTGTCATCATCCTTTTTATCCTCCTATATACCTTCCTcgattctcttcctcctccttcttctcctcctccatttccttcttcttttcctctttcttctccttcttcttcctctccccttattactactttacttttttctcttcctcctttgctttttctctttctttcctcatgtATCTCATCAAAGCACAGAAAGCCACACCTTGACTCTTTCCTTACTTTCTAATGGACCTTTATAACAAATCCTCTTTGAGGTTGGAGTGAATGACAGCTACTTTTGGTGCCTAAATTTCTGTAATCTACAAGGCTGGGATGAAGTAGAAATTTTTAAGCAAGCTGTGTTAATTACATCTAAAGAACTTTATTCAGAAATTTGTGAGAAATAACCCCCAAAATAAGGTTCAAAAATATAGTTGttgaatctcagagctggaatcatagaaactcagaattttagagttgggagggaccttagtgacaatttaatgtaattgatgTTCTCAAATGAATCCCTCCTCCTCTGAACTTGAAAAGTGTTATCCAAGTATTATTTGAAGATGCCTAATGATGGGAATCCCTTACTGCTAGCAGATTTTGAATAacttaaattataatttaaacaaattttggataatttaaataaaactattgataATGGAATATAACTatgaaaacatttcttaaaataacAAGTTCATGGCttccagattaagaatccctgctttaaaaggaaatataaattcctttgtttcACATTTAAGGTCCTTTAAAACCTAACCCAACTTAATAGCACATCATTCCCTTCTAATTTTCCTTT
Proteins encoded:
- the LOC140507575 gene encoding olfactory receptor 51I2-like; protein product: MGSSSSNGTGLPPFTLTGLPGLEDSQHWMFLLLGVLYTVSIVGNSLILFIVKEEQSLHQPMYYFLSLLSVNDIGVSLSTLPSVLATFCFHTQEIAFDVCMTQMYFIHFFSFTESGILLAMSFDRYVAICNPLRYSTILSDAKVAQMSLFTGIRSFCVNFPLPFLLKRLPFCKANILSHAYCLYPDLIHLPCGDVTVNSIFGLCVIISTFGLDSILILLSYVLILHSVLAIASQEERLKTLNTCVSHICAVLIFYVPMLGVSMVHRYGRYAPSYVYIFMSLIYLFVPPMLNPIIYSIKTKEIRRRLINIFAKKIPNGVTKSLT